In Phyllopteryx taeniolatus isolate TA_2022b chromosome 1, UOR_Ptae_1.2, whole genome shotgun sequence, the following proteins share a genomic window:
- the LOC133488763 gene encoding ly6/PLAUR domain-containing protein 6-like, with the protein MEPWPTVAHILLMMSSIADWLRMVQMRDFTIKDIIHLHPSTTPHPRGFKCFTCQDAADNYECNRWAPDVYCPKDTRYCYAVHMMDHLGDSVSVSKRCVTAEDCLFTGCAEVTDIGYRVCSSCCEGNICNLLVPRNESAEVFSSASPLVSSGKEHHAATLIDVFSISILTLGSL; encoded by the exons ATGGAGCCCTGGCCAACAGTGGCCCACATCCTATTGATGATGAGCAGCATTGCAGATTGGCTGCGGATGGTCCAGATGCGGGATTTCACCATAAAGGACATCATTCACCTACACCCTTCAA CAACACCTCATCCTCGGGGATTCAAGTGCTTCACATGTCAAGACGCTGCAGATAATTACGAGTGTAATCGCTGGGCGCCAGATGTATACTGTCCAAAAG ATACCAGATACTGTTACGCTGTCCACATGATGGATCACCTTGGAGACAGCGTCTCTGTGAGCAAGCGTTGTGTAACTGCAGAGGACTGTCTGTTCACAGGTTGTGCTGAAGTCACTGATATTGGCTATCGG GTGTGCTCATCGTGCTGCGAAGGGAACATTTGCAACTTGTTGGTTCCCAGAAATGAGAGCGCTGAAGTTTTCTCCTCAGCTTCCCCTCTGGTGAGCTCAGGCAAAGAGCATCATGCGGCGACACTGATTGACGTCTTCAGCATCAGCATCCTCACTCTAGGGTCTCTGTGA
- the LOC133488743 gene encoding uncharacterized protein LOC133488743, producing the protein MNHDQTLLSTHPADYSPIEAKYLRCSNLNMPLLETEFFKSELQLYIDGLTKEMWDLIEYGHFDFNAFMVLFKMWQTILYKISQEVLSVVLPQVEEHAQILVNGCDSPQWALNYSSVTEDDIHACIWDSLLLALKNTINAGEVRSPCGDHLLELVAAKVSKTVNTALSEISSQLDSAPHLDVPHQVSEIGEIALQSISVLRDCLENMRLVSGFEFEEVCAYSDSSEDTTDVLVAPLPTPVQTYNEEAESHLYTRSPTEVHTKTGNICLHPPAETWTKKENIFCTVFLWKLMDHIAHSNAKSVLEMDIDWMLAQLKSTVVETRPNHPQNIGDFHIEVYKDLCQEFGSKEHLYFSVACCQLVFVEALARALKKHLQGPKKRDFFTKVRAFFKKRTAKVSMPCGHGRTRLRASTNTKKL; encoded by the exons ATGAATCACGATCAGACGCTTCTATCAACTCACCCAGCTGATTAT TCCCCAATTGAAGCAAAATATCTGCGGTGCAGCAATTTGAACATGCCCCTGCTCGAAACTGAATTCTTCAAAAGCGAATTGCAGTTGTACATTGATGGTTTAACAAAAGa GATGTGGGACTTAATAGAGTATggccattttgatttcaatGCTTTTATGGTGCTGTTTAAAATGTGGCAAACCATCCTGTATAAAATTTCCCAAGAAGTGCTGAGTGTTGTGTTGCCTCAGGTGGAAGAGCACGCCCAGATCCTCGT GAATGGTTGTGACTCTCCGCAATGGGCACTCAACTACTCCTCTGTGACTGAAGATGATATCCATGCATGCATTTGGGACTCGCTTCTGCTTGCTCTCAAAAACACAATAAACGCTGGGGAGGTTAGGTCTCCATGCGGCGATCACCTGCTGGAGTTGGTCGCAGCAAAGGTGTCCAAGACTGTAAACACAGCACTTTCTGAAATCTCCTCACAGCTCGACTCAGCGCCACACCTGGACGTGCCTCATCAGGTGTCTGAAATAGGCGAAATAGCTTTACAATCAATTTCAGTACTCAGGGACTGCCTGGAAAACATGAGGCTGGTGAGTGGCTTTGAATTTGAAGAGGTCTGCGCTTACAGCGATTCATCGGAAGACACAACAGATGTCTTGGTGGCTCCTCTTCCCACTCCTGTACAAACGTACAATGAGGAGGCAGAAAGTCACCTTTACACGCGTAGTCCTACTGAGGTGCATACAAAGACAGGAAACATTTGTCTTCACCCACCAGCAGAAACGTggacaaagaaagaaaacatattttgtacCGTCTTCCTGTGGAAGCTGATGGACCATATTGCCCACTCTAATGCAAAGTCAGTCCTGGAGATGGACATTGACTGGATGCTAGCACAGCTAAAGAGCACTGTGGTAGAAACACGTCCCAACCACCCACAGAACATAGGCGACTTCCACATTGAAGTCTACAAGGACCTCTGTCAGGAATTTGGATCAAAGGAGCATCTGTATTTTTCTGTGGCGTGCTGTCAACTTGTATTTGTAGAAGCTCTTGCTcgggctttaaaaaaacatctccaAGGACCAAAAAAGAGGGACTTTTTTACTAAAGTTAGGGCTTTTTTTAAGAAAAGGACTGCAAAAGTCTCTATGCCCTGTGGGCATGGACGGACGAGGCTGCGGGCTTCTACCAACACCAAGAAACTCTGA
- the mmadhca gene encoding metabolism of cobalamin associated Da isoform X2: MPSTVLCGGGRLVRCQTLGRQMLAALKVGRGRTFSAANPDEPYITVSHTDSGPRTVWPDENMGPFGPQDQRFQLPGNVGFDSHLDGVEEKKSPVDRTVPDVLTAPCSAERQQFILAQFVHEFQGKLGPISKRVHKAEQYFNQTYADCSISSCPELLRKDLELLFPTVPNTSITVVTVSPRSGRCKEAEPDREQLLSQFVSGAKEMCFALWTAGYWADFINPTTGEAFFASPLSSSAEQTGEEPRHSGFCIEMSGSCTVIRHILRGTPLFVGTVFTSAPTHSGVITRLQGLSHELDDEVE, encoded by the exons ATGCCCAGCACA GTATTGTGCGGTGGAGGCCGACTGGTCCGTTGTCAGACCCTTGGTCGGCAAATGTTAGCTGCTCTGAAGGTGGGCAGAGGCAGAACCTTTTCTGCTGCAAATCCAGATGAACCTTACATAACTGTATCACATACGGACTCAG GCCCTAGGACTGTGTGGCCCGATGAGAACATGGGACCGTTCGGACCTCAGGACCAACGCTTCCAGTTGCCAGGTAATGTCGGATTTGACAGCCATCTGGACGGCGTGGAAGAAAAGAAATCTCCAGTTGACAGAACCGTCCCTGATGTACTAACGGCCCCGTGTAGTGCTGAGAGACAACAGTTCATCCTAGCCCAGTTTGTTCATGAGTTTCAG GGAAAACTGGGCCCCATATCCAAGCGGGTCCACAAAGCTGAGCAGTACTTCAATCAAACATACGCAGATTGCTCCATAAGTTCCTGTCCTGAGCTGTTAAGGAAAG ATTTGGAGCTCTTGTTCCCGACAGTGCCCAACACTTCCATCACAGTTGTGACGGTCTCTCCGAGGAGCGGCCGCTGCAAGGAGGCGGAGCCAGACAGAGAGCAGCTCCTCAGCCAA TTTGTGAGTGGTGCAAAGGAGATGTGTTTCGCTCTGTGGACTGCAGGCTACTGGGCCGACTTTATCAATCCGACAACAGGAGAAGCT TTCTTTGCATCCCCGCTTAGTTCAAGTGCAGAACAAACAGGGGAAGAGCCACGGCATTCAGGCTTCTGCATCGAGATGTCGGGTTCCTGCACGGTTATCCGACACATTCTGAGAGGAACACCTCTGTTTGTGGGGACTGTTTTCACCAGTGCACCAACCCACAGCGGTGTCATCACACGACTACAAGGACTCTCGCATGAATTGGATGATGAGGTTGAATAG
- the mmadhca gene encoding metabolism of cobalamin associated Da isoform X1 — MPSTVLCGGGRLVRCQTLGRQMLAALKVGRGRTFSAANPDEPYITVSHTDSGPRTVWPDENMGPFGPQDQRFQLPGNVGFDSHLDGVEEKKSPVDRTVPDVLTAPCSAERQQFILAQFVHEFQGKLGPISKRVHKAEQYFNQTYADCSISSCPELLRKDLELLFPTVPNTSITVVTVSPRSGRCKEAEPDREQLLSQFVSGAKEMCFALWTAGYWADFINPTTGEAVSSFAALSSVTVWTLHQFFASPLSSSAEQTGEEPRHSGFCIEMSGSCTVIRHILRGTPLFVGTVFTSAPTHSGVITRLQGLSHELDDEVE; from the exons ATGCCCAGCACA GTATTGTGCGGTGGAGGCCGACTGGTCCGTTGTCAGACCCTTGGTCGGCAAATGTTAGCTGCTCTGAAGGTGGGCAGAGGCAGAACCTTTTCTGCTGCAAATCCAGATGAACCTTACATAACTGTATCACATACGGACTCAG GCCCTAGGACTGTGTGGCCCGATGAGAACATGGGACCGTTCGGACCTCAGGACCAACGCTTCCAGTTGCCAGGTAATGTCGGATTTGACAGCCATCTGGACGGCGTGGAAGAAAAGAAATCTCCAGTTGACAGAACCGTCCCTGATGTACTAACGGCCCCGTGTAGTGCTGAGAGACAACAGTTCATCCTAGCCCAGTTTGTTCATGAGTTTCAG GGAAAACTGGGCCCCATATCCAAGCGGGTCCACAAAGCTGAGCAGTACTTCAATCAAACATACGCAGATTGCTCCATAAGTTCCTGTCCTGAGCTGTTAAGGAAAG ATTTGGAGCTCTTGTTCCCGACAGTGCCCAACACTTCCATCACAGTTGTGACGGTCTCTCCGAGGAGCGGCCGCTGCAAGGAGGCGGAGCCAGACAGAGAGCAGCTCCTCAGCCAA TTTGTGAGTGGTGCAAAGGAGATGTGTTTCGCTCTGTGGACTGCAGGCTACTGGGCCGACTTTATCAATCCGACAACAGGAGAAGCTGTGAGTTCTTTCGCCGCATTGAGTTCTGTAACTGTATGGACACTTCATCAG TTCTTTGCATCCCCGCTTAGTTCAAGTGCAGAACAAACAGGGGAAGAGCCACGGCATTCAGGCTTCTGCATCGAGATGTCGGGTTCCTGCACGGTTATCCGACACATTCTGAGAGGAACACCTCTGTTTGTGGGGACTGTTTTCACCAGTGCACCAACCCACAGCGGTGTCATCACACGACTACAAGGACTCTCGCATGAATTGGATGATGAGGTTGAATAG